The Saprospiraceae bacterium genome includes the window ATAGAAACGTTGGGACGCCTTCTCTATGCCATACAGGTTCTCTCCAAAGGAGACCGTATTGAAATATAATAGCAGTAATTCATTTTTGCTGTAAACATTTTCTAAGCGTCTGGCGATAATTAATTCTCGCATTTTATTGATAGGGGTACTGAGCAGCCAAAGGTTTTTACGTCCGAATATATTTTTTGCAATTTGCTGGGTAATGGTACTTCCACCTCCTTTGTTTTGTTGCATTAAAATAGATTTTATAAAAACACGCGCATAGCTTTTGTAGTCAATACCAGCATGTTTGTAAAACCTGACGTCTTCCGTCGACACCAATGCTTTTACCAGGTAGGGGTTCAATTCTGTCGAATCAATGTTACTCCTATTTTGCAGAAAGTATTGGCCAATAGGCTTTTTATCGCTGCCATATATCGTTGATGTTATCGGATTTTCAAGTTTCGCAAGTTCTTTTTTGCCCGGTATATGCCCGAATAGGCCAAGATAGGTGGCGATGAAAAGCAGCAATACAAAGGAAAATCCACCCAGTGTTCCTATTCCGACACTCCTAGCCGGATGCGTTTTGACGTAGTTGAAAAGCCATTTCAGGCGCTCAATTAATTGTTTATAGATGGTTTGTAGTTGGATATTCATATTGGTGGAAAATTTTACCCAAATGTACGCCTAATTTAGAGAATTATAAAAAAACAGATTTAAACCCAAGGTGCTGTTTAGGCTTTAGTTGAGCTATACTTTCCCCCTTTTGTCCTTTTCTATTGATTCCCGTTTCCGAATTTTAAACGACTGGAGGTCGTCACACTTGCTTTCGCATAAGATAGCCTTTGCCTTTGAAGAAAATAAAAACTTTATTCGGGTTTTTAAAACATTAAGAAGTTATACTTGTTTTATTAATACATTTACTATTAAAAATAATAGTTATACTATTAAATAAAAAATCTATTATGAAAAATTTCTCATTCTTATTAATGTGTTCCTTCTTTTCATTGGGCTTATTTGGGCAAAAAAATACGCCAAGTGCCGTATTGGAAGCTTTCCAAAAACTGGAGCCTAAAGTTCAAACTCCGATTTGGGAGTATAGGGAAGGTGCTTTTGTCGCCATGTTTTCGCATGTGGATGGATTAAAAAAAGTGTTTTTTAACGAAGAAGGGGAGTGGTTGGAAACCAGAACTCGCATAGCTTATGAATCATTACCAAGCGGCGTGAAGCGCTTTATTGATGACCATTATGCAGCAGCCAATATCACTTACATTGGAAAAGTTGATCAGCATGATAGCACTTTTTACCGGGTTGAATCAGAGCTACTTTCCTCCGTTGTCATCAAATTGTTAGATGAACAAGGCATTTTGCTGAAAGAAAATAGAATTGACTGGAGCTTTATCCCGAATTGATGAGCTTAGAGATAGTGAATAACACCATTTAATCAAGCATAAATCCTAATTGCATATGAAAACACGATTGAATTTTCTATGTTTAGCCATCCTGTTTATTGCTATAAATGCTTGCCAGCCTGCAAGCGAAAAAACAGAAGCTTTACCACCACCTCCTATGCCTGAAATCCGCGGACTCGTAGAAAAGGTATTGACGGCCGAGGAGCAAGCGGCGCTAAGCCCAGATGATGTCATCCAGGTCTTTA containing:
- a CDS encoding PepSY-like domain-containing protein, with product MKNFSFLLMCSFFSLGLFGQKNTPSAVLEAFQKLEPKVQTPIWEYREGAFVAMFSHVDGLKKVFFNEEGEWLETRTRIAYESLPSGVKRFIDDHYAAANITYIGKVDQHDSTFYRVESELLSSVVIKLLDEQGILLKENRIDWSFIPN